GCGGATTTTTTTTAGTTCAAATCAAGCAACATGGTTGCACGAATTGATTGTTGAGCGACAATAAAAAAGTATATAATGGTCACGTAAAGTGAATTTATATAATTAAAAGATTTAAACACTAAAACATTCCAAGGAGGAAATTAACGAATGGCAAAATTATTTTATGACGCAGATTGTAATCTGGGGTTACTTGATGGAAAAACGGTTGCAATTATTGGATACGGCAGTCAGGGACATGCGCATGCACTGAATTTAAAAGATTCTGGTGTGAATGTTATTGTTGGTCTTTATGAAGGAAGTAAATCATGGCCAATCGCTGAAGAAGCCGGACTAAAAGTTATGACAGCGGCAGACGCAGCAAAAGTTGCGGATATCATTATGATTCTTCTTCCTGACGAATTGCAGGCGGGGATCTACAAAGAAAGTATCTTACCAAACCTTGAAGCAGGCAACTGTCTGGCTTTTGCTCATGGGTTCAATATTCATTATGGTCAGATCAAACCGCCAGCCGATGTTAATGTCTTTATGATCGCACCAAAAGGACCGGGACATACCGTTAGAAGTCAATACCTTGAAGGTCGGGGCGTGCCAGATTTAATTGCCGTTTACCAGGATCCAACCGGCAATACTCACGATATTGGTTTAGCCTATGCATCAGGTATTGGTGGTGGTCGTGCCGGTATTCTGGAAACAACATTTAAAGAAGAAACCGAAACTGATTTATTTGGTGAACAAGCAGTATTATGTGGTGGTGTAACAGCACTAATGAAAGCTGGTTTTGAAACCTTAGTAGAAGCTGGATATCAACCGGAAAGTGCTTATTTTGAATGTGTTCATGAAATGAAACTGATCATCGATTTAGTTGTTCAAGGCGGATTGGGTTACATGCGTTATTCAATTAGTGATACTGCTGAATATGGCGATTACATCACCGGCAGCAAAATTATCACCGAAGATACAAAAAAAGCAATGAAAGGTATTCTTAATGATATTCAGGATGGTACCTTTGCTCGTAATTGGATCCTTGAAAATCAGGCTAATCGACCATACTTTAATGCAGTCAGACGAATCGAAACCGAAACGCAGGTTGAAAAAGTCGGGGCTGAATTAAGAACGATGATGTCTTGGATTAAAAAATAGTTTCCTTAATAAAAAAGGATGCACAACGATCGGATTGACGGATAGTGACAAGGTCAGATCCTTGTAAAGCTATTGTTGGTTAGGAATCCGTTTGACATAAAAAAGGCAGAAGACCTTCTGCCTTTTTTTATAACAAAAAAACAAAATAAGTGAGAAGGAGATGCAATGAGTAGAATCGTAAAAATATTTGATACCACCCTTCGAGATGGGGAACAGTCGCCAGGTTGCAGTATGAACCTGAAAGAAAAATTAGAGATGGCCAAACAACTTGAACGTTTAAGAATTGATGTCATTGAAGCAGGGTTTGCCATTGCATCTCCTGGTGATTTTGAGTCTGTTCAACTGGTTGCCAACGAGATTAGAAATGCCACGGTAGCCAGTTTGGCCAGAAGCACTGAAAAAGATATCAGCACCGCATATGAAGCGCTAAAAGGCGCTGCTAATCCGCGAATTCATTACTTTCTGGCGACCTCGGATATCCATATGCAGTACAAGCTGCAGATGTCACCGGAAACGGTGATCGAGAAAGCGATTGCGATGGCTAAATTTGCCCGAAATCTTTGTGGTGAGGTTGAATTTTCAGCCGAAGACGCATCCCGAACCCGACCGGAATTCTTATATCGGGTATTAGAAGGGGTTATTAATGAGGGGGTTACCATTGTTAATGTTCCAGATACCGTCGGTTATACAACCCCGGGAGAATATTTTAAATTTATTGAAGGAATTAAAAACAATGTCCCAAACATTGATAAAGCAACCATTTCGGTCCATGTTCACGATGATTTAGGTTTGGGTGTGGCGAATTCATTAGCGGCGATTCAGGCGGGTGCCGGTCAAGTGGAATGTACGGTTAATGGAATTGGCGAACGCGCGGGTAATGCTGCCCTAGAAGAAATTGTAATGGCCTTAAAAACCCGTTACGATGTTTACCAGGTTGATACGAATATTGATACTACGCAAATTTACCGTTCCA
This is a stretch of genomic DNA from Acetobacterium woodii DSM 1030. It encodes these proteins:
- a CDS encoding 2-isopropylmalate synthase translates to MSRIVKIFDTTLRDGEQSPGCSMNLKEKLEMAKQLERLRIDVIEAGFAIASPGDFESVQLVANEIRNATVASLARSTEKDISTAYEALKGAANPRIHYFLATSDIHMQYKLQMSPETVIEKAIAMAKFARNLCGEVEFSAEDASRTRPEFLYRVLEGVINEGVTIVNVPDTVGYTTPGEYFKFIEGIKNNVPNIDKATISVHVHDDLGLGVANSLAAIQAGAGQVECTVNGIGERAGNAALEEIVMALKTRYDVYQVDTNIDTTQIYRSSRLLSKLTGVRVQPNKAIVGENAFAHESGIHQHGMMANKETYEIMTPESIGLKENKMVLGKHSGKHAFVDKLTSLGYTFAAEEVLDLFNQFKVLADKKKVISDKDILALVEQKQLAIPEVYSLDRFVISTGNTISTAATIRLRKNGDLIEGVSLADGPISAGFKAISELVDCELTLIDYGVEAVTDGTDAQGEAQVKISDGLRVYHGRGLSTDIIDASLKAYIDAVNQMLYIKENQNKETQEQSNLKL
- the ilvC gene encoding ketol-acid reductoisomerase, which produces MAKLFYDADCNLGLLDGKTVAIIGYGSQGHAHALNLKDSGVNVIVGLYEGSKSWPIAEEAGLKVMTAADAAKVADIIMILLPDELQAGIYKESILPNLEAGNCLAFAHGFNIHYGQIKPPADVNVFMIAPKGPGHTVRSQYLEGRGVPDLIAVYQDPTGNTHDIGLAYASGIGGGRAGILETTFKEETETDLFGEQAVLCGGVTALMKAGFETLVEAGYQPESAYFECVHEMKLIIDLVVQGGLGYMRYSISDTAEYGDYITGSKIITEDTKKAMKGILNDIQDGTFARNWILENQANRPYFNAVRRIETETQVEKVGAELRTMMSWIKK